The region GGCGCGATCGTGCAACTGACGAAGGACGGGACCGTCCCTCCCGGCGGGGCCGCGTGGGCGCCCGCGACCGCCGGCACCATCGTCAACGGCACCTCCGACTGGGTGAACGAGGAGGAGCTGGACATCCGCGACGGCTTCCGCTGGAGTCCAGACGGCCGCCGGATTGCCTACTGGCAATTCGACACTACCGGCGTCCAGAACTTCACGCTGATCGACGACACCTCTGCGCTGTATCCGACGACCACGGTGTTCGCGTACCCGAAGCCGGGCACGACGAACTCGGCGGTGCGTGTCGGCGTCGTCGCGGCGGACGGCGGAACGACGACGTGGATGAAAGCGCCGGGCGATCCGCGAAACACCTACATCGCCAGTCTCGCGTGGATCGATGCGTCGACGGTGGCGATGCAGCAGCTGAACCGGCTGCAGACGCAGAACGACTACCTGCTGGCGGACGCCGCGTCAGGAAACGTGACGCGCGTCTTTCGCGATGCCGCCCCGGCGACGGTCGGCGGCTGGGTCGACGTGCAATCCGACGTGACGTGGATCGACGAGGGACGCGCGTTCCTGTGGCTCAGCGAGCGCGACGGCTGGCGGCATCTCTATCGGGTCTCGCGCGCCGGCGACGCGACGCTGCTGACCGACGTCGCGGCCGACGTGATCGATCTCGCCGGCGTCGATGCGACGTCGGCCTACTTCCGCGCCTCGCCGTCGAACGCCACGCAGCGCTATCTGTTCCGGGTGCCGCTCGACGGATCCGCGCCGCCGCGCCGGGTGACGCCCGAGAGCGTGCCCGGCTGGCACGACTACACGTTTGCGCCGGGCGGCAGGATGGCGTTCCACACCTATTCGTCCTTCCAGCGGCCCGCGATGATGGAGGTCGTGTCGCTTCCGGACCACCGGTCGCTGCGTCGCCTGCTGGACCCCTCCGTCGTCGAACGCAAGGTCGCGGGCGCCTTCGGCCAGCAGACGGAGTTCCTGACCGTGGCCGTTGCCGACGGGATCACGCTCGACGGCTGGATGATCCGGCCCGGGTCGTTCGATCCCTCGAAGAAGCACCCCGTGATCGTGTTCGTCTACGGCGAGCCCGCCTCGCAGACGGTGACGGATGCATGGAGCAGCGGACGGATGTTTCCGCGCGCGCTCGCCGACGCCGGCTACGTCGTCGTCAGCTTCGACAACCGCGGCACGCCGGCGCCGAAAGGGGCGGCGTGGCGGAAGGTCATCTACGGCGCCGTCGGGGTGATGTCGGCACAGGATCAGGCGGCGGCGATCAAGGCGCTCGCCGTGTCGCATCCTTACATCGATCTCTCCCGCGTCGGCATCTGGGGATGGAGCGGCGGCGGCTCGAACACGCTCAACGCGATGTTCCGGCATCCGGACCTCTACACGGTCGGGGCGTCGGTCGCGCCGGTTCCCGATCAGCGGCTCTACGACACGATCTACCAGGAGCGGTACATGGGCGTGCCGGAGCAGAACGCCGAAGGCTACCAGGCCGGCTCGCCGATCAACTTCGCCGAAAACCTGAAAGGGCACCTGCTGATCGTGCACGGCTCGGGGGACGACAACGTGCACTATCAGGGCACCGAGCGGCTGGTGAACAAGCTGATCGAGCTGGGGAAGCCGTTCGACCTGATGGTCTATCCGAACCGATCACATTCGATCTCGGAAGGCGCCGGGACCACGGCCCACGTCTATCAGCTGATCGGGCGGTATTTCGTCACGCATCTGCCGCCCGGCCCGCGCTAGCGACGGCCGCATGTGGACGAGGCGGCCACTTGATCTCTCGATCCGCTCGATCGATGGCCGCGGGAGCGCTTCGATCGAGCGCGTTCCGGAGATCACCAGCGCGCGGGACGTGACGTGTTCGAGGCGGCCGAAGCGGCGACCAGTGGCGCATTGAGAAATCGCACCAGCGGCATGAGGGCCTTGAAGGTCGCGACGAGCGTCGGATAGAACTCCTCGCTATAGGCCAGCGCGGCCGGGAATTCGGCGCCCCCGTAGAACTGCCGGAACTTCAGGAACTCCGCCGCGGGATGATCGCCCGCATAGCCGCGCGGCACGCGCGACATCCTCTCGCCCGACAGTTCGTCGAAGCGCGTCCGGAACGCGGCCGCGCGGGTAATCGATCTGATGTCCGGCCAGGTTCCCGCGATGTGCTCGCGGAGCTGAACCAGCTCGGGCGGCTCCGGCCGCCACATCCCGCCGCCGATCCACACCCAGCCGCCGGCGATCTCGAAGTAGAGCCCGGCTCCTTGCGGCTTCGGCAGGTGACGCGAGCGGAAGACCGCCGCCGCGTGCGTCTTGAGCGGCTTCTTGTCGCCGC is a window of Vicinamibacterales bacterium DNA encoding:
- a CDS encoding S9 family peptidase, with protein sequence MRTFRPLATIAVLAIAVSSSPRAQQSVDRRGAVPSRVEGQADVAATLRAQIDRIYTENAYAAPRFGPARWLPDATAYAIVERRDGGAEIARYDAATGARSVLAATKLDVDDYAWSADGRRLLIFTNTRKVWRQNTRGDYWVFDVASGAGAARKLGGAAPDASLMFARFSPDATRVAYVRQNNIYVERIDSGAIVQLTKDGTVPPGGAAWAPATAGTIVNGTSDWVNEEELDIRDGFRWSPDGRRIAYWQFDTTGVQNFTLIDDTSALYPTTTVFAYPKPGTTNSAVRVGVVAADGGTTTWMKAPGDPRNTYIASLAWIDASTVAMQQLNRLQTQNDYLLADAASGNVTRVFRDAAPATVGGWVDVQSDVTWIDEGRAFLWLSERDGWRHLYRVSRAGDATLLTDVAADVIDLAGVDATSAYFRASPSNATQRYLFRVPLDGSAPPRRVTPESVPGWHDYTFAPGGRMAFHTYSSFQRPAMMEVVSLPDHRSLRRLLDPSVVERKVAGAFGQQTEFLTVAVADGITLDGWMIRPGSFDPSKKHPVIVFVYGEPASQTVTDAWSSGRMFPRALADAGYVVVSFDNRGTPAPKGAAWRKVIYGAVGVMSAQDQAAAIKALAVSHPYIDLSRVGIWGWSGGGSNTLNAMFRHPDLYTVGASVAPVPDQRLYDTIYQERYMGVPEQNAEGYQAGSPINFAENLKGHLLIVHGSGDDNVHYQGTERLVNKLIELGKPFDLMVYPNRSHSISEGAGTTAHVYQLIGRYFVTHLPPGPR
- a CDS encoding DUF2461 domain-containing protein, translating into MGRVSSPFTSKSVSFLRSLKRNNNREWFKARKDQYEAHVRQPMIAVVERLAGDFRSFAPELIASPKHSLFRIYRDTRFSGDKKPLKTHAAAVFRSRHLPKPQGAGLYFEIAGGWVWIGGGMWRPEPPELVQLREHIAGTWPDIRSITRAAAFRTRFDELSGERMSRVPRGYAGDHPAAEFLKFRQFYGGAEFPAALAYSEEFYPTLVATFKALMPLVRFLNAPLVAASAASNTSRPARW